From Haloglomus litoreum, the proteins below share one genomic window:
- a CDS encoding ABC transporter ATP-binding protein, whose product MDVATADDDDPFEEQREQAENPMRRLFAEYGAENKVAFVVGVISSIAARLLDLAPPVLLALAIDAIFSTTAERKYSLLFVPDAWIPATETGQLYLTVGLIAVAFFGGAAFHWTRNWGWNSFAQHIQHDVRTDTYDKMQRLNMDFFADKQTGEMMSVLSNDVNRLERFLNEGMNAAFRLSVMVLGIAAILLYWNWQLAVVTLGVVPLIVLFTYKFVKTIQPKYAEVRSSVGQVNSRLENNLGGISVIKTSNTEDYESDRVEDVSGDYFDANWDAIGTRIKFFPGLRVLAGVGFVVTFLLGGVWVLNGPPLFFSGDLSAGQFVGFILFTQRFIWPIAQFGQIINMYQRAHASSERIFGLMDEPSQIAEDPDADELVVEDGDVVYEDVTFGYDESETIVEDISFEVEGGETLALVGPTGAGKSTVLKLLLRMYDVDEGAISIDGQDLRDVTIPSLRRKVGYVSQDTFLFYGTVAENITYGTFDADREDVIEAAKAAEAHEFITNLPDGYDTEVGERGVKLSGGQRQRISIARAILKDPEILVLDEATSDVDTETEMLIQRSLDRLTADRTTFAIAHRLSTIKDADNIVVLEDGRIVERGTHEDLIDDDGLYAHLWGVQAGEIDELPDEFVERAQQRDARRVESDD is encoded by the coding sequence ATGGACGTAGCGACGGCCGACGACGACGACCCGTTCGAGGAACAACGGGAGCAGGCCGAGAACCCGATGCGGCGGCTGTTCGCCGAGTACGGCGCCGAGAACAAGGTGGCGTTCGTGGTCGGGGTCATCTCCAGCATCGCCGCGCGGCTGCTCGACCTGGCGCCCCCGGTGCTGCTGGCGCTGGCTATCGACGCCATCTTCTCGACGACCGCCGAGCGGAAGTACAGCCTCCTGTTCGTCCCGGACGCGTGGATTCCGGCGACGGAGACGGGACAGCTCTACCTCACCGTCGGGCTCATCGCGGTGGCCTTCTTCGGCGGGGCGGCGTTCCACTGGACCCGGAACTGGGGCTGGAACTCCTTCGCCCAGCACATCCAGCACGACGTCCGGACGGACACGTACGACAAGATGCAGCGGCTGAACATGGACTTCTTCGCCGACAAGCAGACCGGCGAGATGATGTCCGTCCTCTCGAACGACGTGAACCGGCTGGAGCGGTTCCTCAACGAGGGGATGAACGCCGCGTTCCGCCTGTCGGTGATGGTGCTCGGCATCGCCGCCATCCTGCTGTACTGGAACTGGCAACTGGCGGTCGTCACGCTTGGCGTCGTGCCGCTCATCGTCCTGTTCACCTACAAGTTCGTCAAGACCATCCAGCCCAAGTACGCCGAGGTCCGCTCCTCGGTCGGGCAGGTCAACTCCCGGCTGGAGAACAACCTCGGCGGCATCTCCGTCATCAAGACCTCCAATACCGAGGACTACGAGTCCGACCGCGTCGAGGACGTCTCCGGCGACTACTTCGACGCCAACTGGGACGCCATCGGCACCCGGATCAAGTTCTTCCCCGGCCTCCGGGTGCTCGCGGGGGTCGGTTTCGTCGTCACCTTCCTGCTCGGTGGCGTCTGGGTCCTGAACGGGCCACCGCTGTTCTTCAGCGGTGACCTCTCGGCCGGGCAGTTCGTCGGTTTCATCCTGTTCACCCAGCGGTTCATCTGGCCCATCGCGCAGTTCGGCCAGATCATCAACATGTACCAGCGGGCCCACGCCAGTTCCGAGCGCATCTTCGGCCTGATGGACGAGCCCTCGCAGATCGCCGAGGACCCCGACGCCGACGAACTCGTCGTCGAGGACGGCGACGTCGTCTACGAGGACGTCACGTTCGGCTACGACGAGTCCGAGACCATCGTCGAGGACATCTCCTTCGAGGTCGAGGGCGGGGAGACGCTCGCCCTGGTCGGGCCCACCGGGGCGGGCAAGTCGACGGTCCTCAAACTGCTGCTCCGGATGTACGACGTCGACGAGGGCGCCATCTCCATCGACGGGCAGGACCTCCGCGACGTGACCATCCCCTCCCTCCGGCGGAAGGTCGGCTACGTCAGCCAGGACACGTTCCTGTTCTACGGCACCGTCGCCGAGAACATCACCTACGGCACGTTCGACGCCGACCGCGAGGACGTGATCGAGGCCGCGAAGGCCGCCGAGGCCCACGAGTTCATCACCAACCTGCCGGACGGCTACGACACGGAGGTCGGCGAGCGCGGCGTGAAGCTCTCGGGCGGCCAGCGCCAGCGCATCTCCATCGCCCGGGCCATCCTCAAGGACCCCGAGATCCTCGTGCTGGACGAGGCGACCAGCGACGTGGACACGGAGACGGAGATGCTCATCCAGCGCTCGCTCGACCGGCTCACCGCCGACCGGACGACGTTCGCCATCGCCCACCGGCTCTCCACTATCAAGGACGCCGACAACATCGTCGTCCTCGAGGACGGCCGCATCGTCGAGCGCGGCACCCACGAGGACCTCATCGACGACGACGGGCTGTACGCGCATCTGTGGGGCGTCCAGGCCGGCGAGATCGACGAACTCCCCGACGAGTTCGTCGAGCGCGCCCAGCAGCGCGACGCACGGCGCGTCGAGAGCGACGACTAA
- a CDS encoding creatininase family protein has product MNLSNHTWTDARDAETDLAILPVGSTEQHGPHAPLGVDHLAAEAIAAEAAECYADEHDADPVVAPAVPVGVAEEHRAFDGTLWVTEDTFRDYVADVCRSLAHHGFDRVVVVNGHGGNTGALREVCGRLTRDGDCYAVPFTWFDVVTPEFELGHGGPTETSLMLHLAPDLVREERYEEAAAGAGHGFGVFVDGTNLAYDFDEFSESGNLADPSPATAAEGERLLASAADACVNVLAAIDEREWKPER; this is encoded by the coding sequence ATGAACCTCTCGAACCACACCTGGACCGACGCCCGGGACGCGGAGACCGACCTCGCCATCCTCCCCGTCGGCTCCACCGAACAGCACGGCCCCCACGCCCCGCTCGGGGTCGACCACCTCGCCGCCGAGGCCATCGCCGCGGAAGCCGCCGAGTGCTACGCCGACGAACACGACGCAGACCCGGTCGTCGCCCCCGCCGTCCCGGTCGGCGTCGCCGAGGAACACCGCGCGTTCGACGGGACCCTCTGGGTCACCGAGGACACCTTCCGCGACTACGTCGCCGACGTCTGCCGGTCGCTGGCCCACCACGGCTTCGACCGCGTGGTCGTCGTGAACGGACACGGCGGGAACACGGGCGCGCTACGGGAGGTCTGCGGCCGACTCACCCGCGACGGCGACTGCTACGCGGTCCCGTTCACGTGGTTCGACGTGGTCACCCCGGAGTTCGAACTCGGCCACGGCGGCCCCACGGAGACGAGCCTGATGTTGCACCTCGCGCCGGACCTCGTTCGCGAAGAGCGCTACGAGGAGGCCGCCGCTGGCGCGGGCCACGGGTTCGGCGTCTTCGTCGACGGCACCAACCTCGCCTACGACTTCGACGAGTTCTCCGAGAGCGGCAACCTCGCGGACCCCTCACCCGCGACGGCCGCGGAGGGCGAGCGCCTGCTCGCGTCGGCGGCGGACGCCTGCGTGAACGTGCTGGCGGCCATCGACGAGCGGGAGTGGAAGCCGGAGAGGTAG
- a CDS encoding DUF192 domain-containing protein, which yields MDTRRVAMAVVLVGLVAAVLTVGTQGLLAPLLTTDGYHPPNSTAAPASGNGTAGSGSGGAQDTSTPVNSDYQHATVVAVDAETGDELGRVRAAVAESYRQKYTGLSETEFLPKDRGMLFPYDGNDDHTYVMRKMSFGIDIVYVAANGTITRIHHAEEPPEGADGNDYEYPGYGQYVLEVNYDWTTRHNVTVGDEVRIEGYGDG from the coding sequence ATGGACACCCGTCGCGTGGCGATGGCGGTCGTGCTCGTCGGCCTGGTGGCAGCGGTGCTGACCGTCGGCACACAGGGGCTGCTGGCGCCGCTGCTGACGACGGACGGCTACCACCCGCCGAACTCGACCGCCGCGCCCGCGTCGGGGAACGGGACGGCCGGGAGCGGGTCCGGCGGCGCACAGGACACCTCGACGCCGGTCAACTCCGACTACCAGCACGCGACGGTCGTCGCCGTGGACGCGGAGACGGGCGACGAACTCGGACGGGTCCGGGCGGCCGTCGCCGAGAGCTACCGCCAGAAGTACACCGGCCTCTCCGAGACCGAGTTCCTGCCCAAGGACCGCGGGATGCTGTTCCCCTACGACGGGAACGACGACCACACGTACGTAATGCGGAAGATGAGCTTCGGTATCGACATCGTCTACGTCGCCGCCAACGGCACCATCACGCGCATCCACCACGCCGAGGAGCCGCCCGAGGGGGCCGACGGGAACGACTACGAGTACCCCGGCTACGGCCAGTACGTCCTCGAGGTGAACTACGACTGGACGACCCGGCACAACGTGACGGTCGGCGACGAGGTCCGCATCGAGGGGTACGGCGACGGCTGA